The Trichomycterus rosablanca isolate fTriRos1 chromosome 22, fTriRos1.hap1, whole genome shotgun sequence genome has a window encoding:
- the swsap1 gene encoding ATPase SWSAP1, with translation MVDIIGVVFKRFASALHVSSDMKLSCESECSALVVGDEKVTRSLLFLSAVTAASEMEMKVLFFTQTQIQSLPVILQTCPGSPPLKTESLKKIKFVYPRTLEELLEDVASLHELVNDPAPLPSLIIVDGLEKYVSVQDRLKQDARSMAAHTVALLHDTATFLTQNLNTRAEENQLPCRIMVSYQPERKGQGESDGLVPDPPLSVLERYLQVKCTFEKVTSTVEQQNKWLLHLSGPRLQVNGVENVEKDLELRWHMAQQPNGALEFWPETAPKAETSQEQNTMEVKKKKRNHID, from the exons ATGGTTGACATAATTGGTGTCGTGTTTAAGCGGTTTGCTTCAGCGCTGCATGTTTCCAGTGATATGAAGCTCTCCTGTGAATCGGAATGCAGCGCTTTGGTGGTTGGTGATGAAAAAGTCACCAGGTCGCTGTTGTTTTTGTCAGCGGTGACTGCAGCCTCAGAAATGGAAATGAAAGTGCTGTTTTTCACGCAAACTCAAATTCAGAGTCTTCCTGTAATTCTTCAGACGTGTCCTGGCTCCCCTCCTCTAAAAACGGAAAGTCTTAAG aaaatcaaGTTTGTGTATCCCAGGACCTTGGAGGAGCTGCTGGAGGATGTGGCATCCCTTCACGAGTTAGTTAATGATCCTGCACCACTTCCAAGCCTGATTATTGTAGATGGTTTGGAGAAGTATGTGAGTGTTCAGGACAGACTCAAGCAGGATGCTCGAAGCATGGCAGCTCACACAGTAGCCCTTCTGCACGATACAGCTACTTTTCTCACCCAGAACCTGAACACCAGAGCAGAGGAAAACCAGTTGCCATGCAGGATCATGGTCTCTTATCAGCCTGAGAGGAAAGGACAAGGAGAGAGCGATGGGTTAGTCCCAGATCCTCCACTTTCAGTACTGGAACGGTACTTGCAGGTGAAGTGCACATTTGAGAAGGTGACAAGTACTGTAGAACAGCAAAACAAGTGGTTGCTGCATCTCTCTGGTCCAAGACTGCAAGTAAATGGGGTTGAGAATGTAGAAAAGGATCTGGAATTGCGGTGGCACATGGCACAGCAGCCTAATGGGGCACTGGAGTTCTGGCCTGAGACTGCACCCAAAGCAGAGACCTCACAAGAACAAAACACTatggaagtaaaaaaaaaaaaaaggaaccaCATTGACTGA
- the epor gene encoding erythropoietin receptor has protein sequence MTNDWINVLALCALCLALFANAGQTFESKVAQLLWDEPENIKCFSERMRDLTCFWEEEMGSNNLLDQYTFTYIYQYQNENSSVCAVSELPMQGAGGKRLFLCRIPQIQFFEPLHLCVFQGERKLYNRTLLIDQVLFLDPPTNLTVVSTGKQGELNVSWWPPAVKYIDDSMMYETRYVTKGSPMRKEIVKASTKLTLRGLQSSSKYKVFVRVKPDGITYNGYWSTWTEPEFGTTSPSDMDPLIVVLVLTISLIFILLSLAVLWSHHKFILMKLWPDIPSPEHKFPGLFTIYKGDFQEWLGQSNGSRWPVHMYTEELPSPLEVLSEVSVMPRISSHTSHLRLPATPRTTTFLTEDPQVMEEVKDQIENRGVDAVFIGQWQEPSHTHWLKEQLRAFQEHPEVLSKLSLLESQDTYVTLNQNSQNAREEVQREGSLEETLPLQVLFDSKGTSLSAASHSDIGSLQQSSRSGRLSSQSSFEYPNHMFPPKEPGYTYMAVADSGVSMDYSPMSASRISDIGNGTIYANEYKNDILGHRRPLFGQCVHSG, from the exons ATGACCAATGACTGGATAAACGTATTGGCATTGTGCGCTCTTTGCTTGGCTTTATTCGCAAACGCTGGACAAACTTTTGAAAGTAAAG TTGCTCAGTTGTTATGGGATGAGCCAGAGAATATTAAATGCTTTTCTGAGCGGATGAGAGACTTGACCTGTTTCTGGGAGGAAGAGATGGGAAGCAATAACTTGCTTGATCAATACACGTTCACCTACATTTACCAATACCA GAATGAAAACAGCAGCGTGTGTGCTGTGTCTGAATTGCCTATGCAGGGGGCTGGTGGTAAGAGACTGTTCCTCTGCAGAATTCCCCAAATTCAGTTCTTTGAACCACTCCACCTGTGTGTGTTCCAGGGTGAAAGGAAACTATACAACCGCACTCTTTTAATCGACCAAGTCC TTTTTCTGGATCCCCCTACTAACCTTACTGTGGTGAGCACAGGAAAGCAAGGGGAACTGAATGTGAGCTGGTGGCCTCCTGCTGTCAAGTATATTGATGACAGTATGATGTATGAGACCAGATATGTGACAAAGGGGAGTCCCATGAGAAAG GAAATAGTAAAGGCCAGCACGAAGCTCACCCTGCGTGGCCTTCAATCCAGCAGCAAATATAAAGTGTTTGTCCGTGTCAAACCTGACGGCATCACATATAATGGTTATTGGAGCACTTGGACTGAGCCAGAGTTTGGGACTACATCCCCAAGTG ACATGGACCCCCTGATTGTTGTTCTGGTTCTCACCATCTCTCTGATCTTCATCCTGCTGTCACTAGCTGTGCTTTGGTCCCACCACAA ATTCATTTTAATGAAGTTGTGGCCTGACATTCCTTCACCTGAGCACAAGTTTCCAGGCCTGTTCACCATCTACAAAGGAGATTTCCAG GAGTGGTTGGGCCAGAGTAATGGCAGCAGGTGGCCAGTTCACATGTACACCGAGGAGCTTCCTTCCCCTCTGGAGGTGCTGTCTGAAGTCAGTGTGATGCCACGGATTTCAAGTCACACATCACACCTAAGGCTACCAGCAACCCCAAGGACAACTACTTTCCTTACGGAGGATCCACAGGTCATGGAAGAGGTGAAAGATCAGATAGAAAATAGGGGCGTGGATGCAGTTTTTATTGGACAATGGCAAGAACCTTCCCATACCCACTGGTTGAAGGAGCAGTTAAGGGCCTTTCAAGAGCATCCGGAGGTCCTTTCTAAGTTGTCGCTTCTTGAGTCTCAAGACACTTACGTCACCCTCAATCAAAACTCTCAAAATGCCCGGGAAGAAGTGCAAAGGGAGGGCAGCCTGGAGGAAACGTTACCCCTGCAGGTCCTCTTCGACAGCAAAGGGACCTCTTTGTCAGCAGCTTCGCATTCCGATATTGGCTCCCTCCAGCAAAGTTCCAGGTCTGGAAGACTTTCATCACAGTCAAGCTTTGAATATCCAAACCACATGTTTCCGCCAAAAGAACCAGGATATACATACATGGCTGTTGCAGACTCAGGAGTTTCCATGGACTACAGCCCAATGAGTGCCAGCAGAATATCAGACATAGGGAATGGCACAATCTATGCCAATGAGTACAAAAATGACATTCTCGGACACAGACGACCGCTCTTTGGTCAATGCGTACATTCTGGGTGA
- the rab3db gene encoding RAB3D, member RAS oncogene family, b isoform X1, with the protein MIDSGGYDEMMASANDSRQQQHVQKDAADQNFDYMFKLLIIGNSSVGKTSFLFRYADDSFTSAFISTVGIDFKVKTVYRNNKRIKLQIWDTAGQERYRTITTAYYRGAMGFLLMFDITNQDSFSAVQDWATQIKTYSWDNAQVILVGNKCDLEDDRLIPTEDSQRLADELGFQFFEASAKDNINVKQVFERLVDIICEKMNETMEGDGPLNSHKDPNVLDSPADEHRGCAC; encoded by the exons ATGATCGACTCAGGGGGTTATGATGAAATG ATGGCGTCGGCGAATGACTCGCGGCAGCAGCAGCACGTTCAGAAGGACGCAGCAGATCAGAACTTTGATTACATGTTCAAGCTTCTGATTATTGGCAACAGCAGTGTGGGCAAAACCAGCTTCTTGTTCCGCTACGCAGACGACTCCTTCACGTCGGCCTTCATCAGCACCGTTGGCATTGACTTCAAGGTCAAAACGGTCTATCGGAACAACAAGCGGATCAAGCTGCAGATATGG GACACTGCGGGACAAGAGCGCTATCGAACCATTACTACAGCTTATTACCGAGGAGCCATGGGCTTCCTGCTTATGTTTGACATTACCAACCAGGACTCCTTCAGTGCTGTTCAGGACTG GGCTACTCAGATTAAGACGTACTCATGGGACAATGCACAGGTGATTCTGGTGGGTAATAAATGTGATCTGGAGGACGACCGACTCATTCCAACAGAGGACAGCCAGAGATTAGCTGATGAACTAG gatTTCAGTTCTTTGAGGCCAGTGCCAAAGACAACATCAACGTGAAGCAGGTGTTTGAGCGGCTGGTGGATATAATCTgtgagaaaatgaatgaaactATGGAGGGAGACGGTCCACTTAACAGCCATAAAGATCCCAACGTACTGGACTCTCCAGCAGATGAGCATAGAGGCTGTGCCTGCTAA
- the rab3db gene encoding RAB3D, member RAS oncogene family, b isoform X2 has product MASANDSRQQQHVQKDAADQNFDYMFKLLIIGNSSVGKTSFLFRYADDSFTSAFISTVGIDFKVKTVYRNNKRIKLQIWDTAGQERYRTITTAYYRGAMGFLLMFDITNQDSFSAVQDWATQIKTYSWDNAQVILVGNKCDLEDDRLIPTEDSQRLADELGFQFFEASAKDNINVKQVFERLVDIICEKMNETMEGDGPLNSHKDPNVLDSPADEHRGCAC; this is encoded by the exons ATGGCGTCGGCGAATGACTCGCGGCAGCAGCAGCACGTTCAGAAGGACGCAGCAGATCAGAACTTTGATTACATGTTCAAGCTTCTGATTATTGGCAACAGCAGTGTGGGCAAAACCAGCTTCTTGTTCCGCTACGCAGACGACTCCTTCACGTCGGCCTTCATCAGCACCGTTGGCATTGACTTCAAGGTCAAAACGGTCTATCGGAACAACAAGCGGATCAAGCTGCAGATATGG GACACTGCGGGACAAGAGCGCTATCGAACCATTACTACAGCTTATTACCGAGGAGCCATGGGCTTCCTGCTTATGTTTGACATTACCAACCAGGACTCCTTCAGTGCTGTTCAGGACTG GGCTACTCAGATTAAGACGTACTCATGGGACAATGCACAGGTGATTCTGGTGGGTAATAAATGTGATCTGGAGGACGACCGACTCATTCCAACAGAGGACAGCCAGAGATTAGCTGATGAACTAG gatTTCAGTTCTTTGAGGCCAGTGCCAAAGACAACATCAACGTGAAGCAGGTGTTTGAGCGGCTGGTGGATATAATCTgtgagaaaatgaatgaaactATGGAGGGAGACGGTCCACTTAACAGCCATAAAGATCCCAACGTACTGGACTCTCCAGCAGATGAGCATAGAGGCTGTGCCTGCTAA
- the tmem205 gene encoding transmembrane protein 205, with protein sequence MATEGNPTEVVKVLHLLVMAFCWGMQVWVSFIAGFVLVSQVSLHTFGLVQSKLFPYYFFCVLGSNTVSLSIYAVYHPRELLDWHETIQMTLFFVAVIMAGLNAQWFGPATTEHMLVMREIEQEHGLGGEVGFGTKREHYVKLREKDPKYKTHRSSFYRYHGLSNLCNLIGFACTSVNLVYLALHLASL encoded by the exons ATGGCCACTGAGGGTAACCCAACAGAGGTGGTAAAGGTGCTTCATCTGCTGGTGATGGCATTCTGTTGGGGAATGCAGGTGTGGGTGTCATTTATAGCAG GGTTTGTCCTGGTCTCTCAGGTGAGCTTGCACACATTTGGCCTGGTTCAGAGCAAGCTTTTCCCTTATTATTTCTTCTGTGTGCTGGGCAGTAACACTGTTAGCCTGTCAATATATGCAGTGTACCATCCCAGAGAGCTGCTGGACTGGCATGAGACCATACAG ATGACTTTGTTTTTCGTGGCTGTAATCATGGCGGGGCTGAATGCACAGTGGTTTGGGCCAGCCACCACCGAGCACATGCTGGTGATGAGAGAGATCGAGCAGGAGCACGGTCTTGGTGGAGAGGTGGGCTTTGGCACCAAGAGGGAACACTACGTTAAACTTCGTGAAAAGGATCCCAAATACAAGACCCACAGAAGCAGCTTTTACCGCTACCATGGCCTGTCCAACCTGTGCAACCTCATCGGTTTTGCCTGCACCAGCGTCAACCTGGTTTATCTGGCACTTCATTTGGCTTCATtgtga